The Bacteroidota bacterium genome includes the window ATTCATGAGGATTATAATGCCTCCGATTTTGAAAGTGAAGCACTAAAAGTTATAAAAGAATTACAGACTAAAGATATTTTACCAATTCTAGTAGGTGGTTCAGGTTTGTACAATGATGCAGTTCTTGAAGGATTTAACCCCATACCTGATATTGATTTTAAAGTTAGAGATAAGATTATTTCGGATTACGAAAAATATGGTTTAAAACCTTTGCTAAAGCAACTTGAAGAAATGGACAATGCTTACTATAAAATGGTTGATAAATCAAATTTCAGAAGAGTTTTGCGTGCTCTTGAGGTAAGTATTTGTTCGGGAAAACCTTATTCAAATTTTCTATCAAAAGAAAGAAAAGAAAGAGATTTTGAAACAATAAAAATAGGAATTACTTATCCCAAAAATATTTTATATCAAAGAATAGAAAAAAGATGTAATGAGATGCTTGAGAAAGCTTTAATTGATGAAGTTAGATCTTTGTATAAATATAAAAGCTTAACATCATTAAATACAATAGGATACAAAGAATTTTTTGATTATTTTGATAATAAAATTTCTTATGATAAAGCAATTGATAAATTTAAACAACACACAAGGAATTACGCAAAAAAGCAAATGAGTTGGCTAAGAAGAGATAAGGAAATTAAATGGTTTGAGTTAGAGGACAAAGCAAAAGTATTAGAGTATCTGAAACT containing:
- the miaA gene encoding tRNA (adenosine(37)-N6)-dimethylallyltransferase MiaA; translation: MKKKLLSIQGPTASGKSELAIFLAGYFNAEILSTDSRQFYKEMKIGTARPSTNQLKKVKHHFVGTKSIHEDYNASDFESEALKVIKELQTKDILPILVGGSGLYNDAVLEGFNPIPDIDFKVRDKIISDYEKYGLKPLLKQLEEMDNAYYKMVDKSNFRRVLRALEVSICSGKPYSNFLSKERKERDFETIKIGITYPKNILYQRIEKRCNEMLEKALIDEVRSLYKYKSLTSLNTIGYKEFFDYFDNKISYDKAIDKFKQHTRNYAKKQMSWLRRDKEIKWFELEDKAKVLEYLKLRIA